In a genomic window of Streptomyces noursei ATCC 11455:
- the lysS gene encoding lysine--tRNA ligase encodes MAQQSTETDWVSRFADEVIAEAERRAPGKPVVVASGLSPSGPIHLGNLREVMTPHLVADEVRRRGHACVHVLSWDDYDRYRKVPAGIDPSWEEHIGKPLTAVPAPPGSPYASWAEHFRAAMEESLAELGIEYHGISQTAQYTSGAYREQILHAMKHRKDIDAVLDRYRTKDKATGKPKKQQQKPVDEAELEAAEGSGAATEDDGSAGGAGYFPYKPYCTVCNKDFTKVIGYDDETTRMSYECVACGHSETVALREFDHGKLVWKVDWPMRWAYEGVIFEPSGVDHSSPGSSFVVGGQIVREVFGADQPIGPMYAFVGISGMAKMSSSKGGVPTPGDALKIMEAPLLRWLYARRKPNQSFKIAFDQEIQRLYDEWDKLAAKVADGTAQPADAAAYARAIGTAAGELPRTPRPLPYRTLASVMDITAGHDEQTLRILTDLDPEHPVTSLDETRPRLDKAEHWITTQVPADQRTVVRAEPDTALLATLDDQSRGALRLLLDGLDDHWSLDGLTTLVYGVPKVQAGLDPEAKPTPELKVAQRAFFALLYNLLVGRDTGPRLPTLLLAVGADRVRKLLAG; translated from the coding sequence GTGGCTCAGCAGAGCACCGAGACCGACTGGGTCTCCAGGTTCGCGGACGAGGTCATTGCCGAGGCGGAGCGCCGCGCCCCCGGCAAACCGGTCGTCGTCGCCTCGGGCCTGAGCCCGTCCGGCCCGATCCACCTGGGCAACCTCCGCGAGGTGATGACCCCGCACCTGGTCGCCGACGAGGTGCGCCGCCGCGGCCACGCCTGTGTGCACGTCCTGAGCTGGGACGACTACGACCGGTACCGCAAGGTCCCGGCCGGCATCGACCCGTCCTGGGAGGAGCACATCGGCAAGCCGCTGACCGCCGTGCCCGCCCCGCCCGGCAGCCCGTACGCCAGCTGGGCCGAGCACTTCAGGGCGGCCATGGAGGAGTCCCTGGCGGAGCTGGGCATCGAGTACCACGGCATCAGCCAGACCGCCCAGTACACCTCCGGCGCCTACCGCGAGCAGATCCTGCACGCGATGAAGCACCGCAAGGACATCGACGCCGTCCTGGACCGCTACCGCACCAAGGACAAGGCGACCGGCAAGCCGAAGAAGCAGCAGCAGAAGCCGGTGGACGAGGCGGAGCTGGAGGCGGCCGAGGGCTCCGGCGCGGCCACCGAGGACGACGGCAGCGCCGGCGGCGCGGGCTACTTCCCGTACAAGCCGTACTGCACGGTCTGCAACAAGGACTTCACCAAGGTCATCGGCTATGACGACGAGACCACACGGATGTCCTACGAGTGCGTCGCCTGCGGCCACTCCGAGACCGTGGCGCTGCGCGAGTTCGACCACGGCAAGCTGGTCTGGAAGGTCGACTGGCCGATGCGCTGGGCCTACGAGGGCGTGATCTTCGAGCCGTCCGGCGTGGACCACTCCTCGCCCGGCTCGTCGTTCGTCGTCGGCGGCCAGATCGTCCGCGAGGTGTTCGGCGCCGACCAGCCGATCGGCCCGATGTACGCCTTCGTCGGCATCAGCGGCATGGCGAAGATGTCCTCCTCCAAGGGCGGCGTGCCCACCCCGGGCGACGCGCTGAAGATCATGGAGGCGCCGCTGCTGCGCTGGCTGTACGCCCGCCGCAAGCCCAACCAGTCCTTCAAGATCGCCTTCGACCAGGAGATCCAGCGGCTCTACGACGAGTGGGACAAGCTCGCGGCCAAGGTCGCCGACGGCACCGCGCAGCCCGCGGACGCCGCGGCCTACGCCCGGGCCATCGGCACCGCCGCCGGCGAACTGCCGCGGACGCCGCGCCCGCTGCCGTACCGCACACTGGCCTCCGTCATGGACATCACCGCGGGCCACGACGAGCAGACCCTGCGGATCCTGACCGACCTGGACCCGGAGCACCCGGTCACGTCCCTGGACGAGACCCGGCCGCGGCTGGACAAGGCGGAGCACTGGATCACCACCCAGGTCCCCGCCGACCAGCGCACCGTCGTCCGCGCGGAGCCCGACACCGCGCTGCTGGCCACGCTGGACGACCAGTCCCGCGGCGCGCTGCGGCTGCTGCTGGACGGCCTGGACGACCACTGGTCGCTGGACGGGCTGACCACCCTGGTCTACGGCGTGCCGAAGGTCCAGGCGGGCCTGGACCCGGAGGCCAAGCCGACGCCGGAACTGAAGGTCGCCCAGCGTGCCTTCTTCGCGCTGCTCTACAACCTCCTGGTCGGCCGGGACACCGGCCCCCGGCTGCCCACGCTGCTGCTCGCGGTGGGCGCGGACCGGGTCCGCAAGCTGCTGGCCGGCTGA